From a region of the Calliphora vicina chromosome 4, idCalVici1.1, whole genome shotgun sequence genome:
- the su(r) gene encoding dihydropyrimidine dehydrogenase [NADP(+)] — MSPPALLSKDLPDIENLLSLNPRVKTKCTVVPTTETKVNKKHWKRNTDRSCASGPKLNNDFEDIKHTTLSERAALKEAARCLKCADAPCQKSCPTQLDIKSFITSISNKNYYGSAKAIFSDNPLGLTCGMVCPTSDLCVGGCNLQASEEGPINIGGLQQYATEVFKQMGVRQIVPPGIKAPKQLEKKIALLGGGPASLSCATFLGRLGYKNITIYEKRTYLGGLSSSEIPQYRLPVDVVNFEIQLVKDLGVKIETNRALSTKDLTVKHLLSTDHVVYLGIGLPEPKVNPIFKDLDESMGFYTSKSFLPKVANGSKPGLCACKANQALPQLFGNVIVLGAGDTAFDCATSALRCGAKRVFVVFRKGSSGIRAVPEEVELAREEKCEFLPYLSPRKVLVKDNKITGMEFCRTEQDENDQWLEDEEQTTKLKANFVISAFGSGLYDSEVIEAMAPVELDRWSMPKLNSKTLQTSVPQVFCGGDLAGSADTTVESVNDGKIAAWSIHCHLEGLPLDTPAELPLFHTDIDNVDISVEMCGIKFENPFGLASAPPTTSAAMIRRAFEQGWGFVVTKTFGLDKDLVTNVSPRIVRGTTSGYNYGPQQGSFLNIELISEKKPEYWFRAISELKRDFPTKIVIASIMCQYNEDDWTEMATKAEACGSDALELNLSCPHGMGESGMGLACGQDPVLVENISKWVRKAVKIPFFVKLTPNITDIVGIAMAAKKGNADGVSAINTVQGLMSLKADASPWPAIGAEKKTTYGGVSGNATRPMALRAISSIANKLPGFPILGIGGIDSGEVALQFLQAGATILQVCSSVQNQDFTLIEDYCTSLKALLYLKANPPPNNAAFWDGQSPPTPKHQKGKPVMHLTGEGNKPLGFFGPYLKEREEKLAKLREEKGPIWKIDGSDDDADMMPQTNGGHVTQAAPKVKDIIGRALPHIGTYKNLDNKQQKVALIDDDLCINCGKCYMTCADSGYQAIEFDPVTHIPHINDDCTGCTLCVSVCPIIDCITMVPKTIPHVVKRGLGEEKHFYTHALSPVQ, encoded by the exons ATGAGTCCACCAGcattattaagcaaagatttgcCGGACATTGAG AATCTTTTAAGTTTAAATCCCCGAGTGAAAACTAAATGTACCGTGGTGCCAACTACTGAAACCAAAGTAAATAAGAAGCATTGGAAACGTAATACAGATCGCAGTTGTGCT TCTGGTCCCAAACTCAACAATGACTTTGAGGACATTAAGCACACAACTCTCTCGGAAAGAGCTGCCCTTAAAGAAGCCGCCAGATGTCTGAAATGTGCGGATGCTCCCTGTCAAAAATCCTGTCCTACTCAATTGGATATTAAGAGTTTTATTACAAGTATTTCCAACAAAAACTACTATGGTTCCGCCAAAGCCATCTTTTCCGATAATCCATTGGGTCTGACCTGTGGCATGGTGTGTCCCACTAGTGATTTGTGTGTGGGTGGTTGTAATCTTCAGGCTTCCGAAGAGGGACCCATTAACATTGGCGGTTTGCAGCAATATGCCACCGAAGTCTTTAAGCAAATGGGTGTTAGGCAAATTGTGCCACCCGGCATAAAGGCTCCCAAGCAATTGGAAAAGAAAATAGCCTTGTTGGGTGGTGGCCCAGCTTCTTTGTCCTGCGCCACATTTTTGGGACGTTTgggttataaaaatataaccatTTATGAAAAGCGTACCTATTTGGGTGGTTTGAGTTCTTCCGAAATTCCCCAGTATAGATTGCCTGTAGATGTGgtcaattttgaaatacaacttgTTAAAGATTTGGGTGTCAAGATTGAAACAAATAGAGCGCTTTCAACTAAGGATTTGACTGTTAAG catCTTCTTTCCACCGATCATGTGGTCTACTTGGGCATTGGTTTGCCAGAACCTAAAGTAAATCCCATCTTTAAAGATTTAGATGAATCTATGGGTTTTTATACCTCCAAGAGTTTCCTACCTAAGGTAGCTAATGGCTCCAAGCCAGGACTTTGTGCTTGCAAGGCTAACCAAGCTTTACCTCAACTGTTTGGCAATGTTATTGTCCTGGGTGCTGGTGATACTGCTTTCGATTGTGCCACTTCTGCTCTGAGATGTGGTGCAAAACGTGTATTTGTGGTGTTCCGCAAAGGTTCCTCTGGAATACGTGCCGTACCCGAAGAAGTCGAACTGGCTAGAGAAGAGAAATGTGAATTTCTACCTTATCTCTCACCACGCAAGGTGTTGGTAAAGGATAACAAGATTACCGGCATGGAATTCTGTCGTACCGAACAGGATGAAAATGATCAATGGCTAGAAGATGAAGAACAAACTACTAAATTGAAGGCCAACTTTGTTATATCGGCTTTTGGCTCTGGTCTCTATGACTCGGAGGTAATAGAAGCCATGGCACCTGTAGAGTTGGACAGGTGGAGTATGCCCAAACTTAATTCCAAGACTTTGCAAACTTCTGTACCTCAAGTATTTTGTGGTGGAGATTTGGCTGGCTCCGCTGACACTACTGTGGAATCGGTAAATGATGGTAAAATTGCAGCCTGGAGTATTCATTGTCATTTGGAAGGTTTGCCTTTGGACACACCCGCTGAGTTGCCTTTATTCCATACTGATATTGATAACGTTGATATTTCGGTGGAGATGTGTGGCATTAAGTTTGAAAATCCCTTTGGTTTGGCCTCAGCTCCACCCACTACAAGTGCTGCCATGATAAGAAGAGCTTTCGAACAAGGCTGGGGTTTCGTGGTCACAAAAACATTTGGTCTAGACAAGGATTTGGTAACAAATGTATCACCTCGTATCGTCAGAGGTACTACATCTGGTTATAACTATGGGCCGCAACAAGGATCCTTCTTAAACATCGAACTGATCTCCGAAAAGAAGCCAGAATATTGGTTCCGTGCCATATCGGAGTTAAAGAGAGATTTCCCAACCAAAATTGTAATTGCCAGCATAATGTGTCAATATAATGAAGACGATTGGACTGAAATGGCTACCAAAGCCGAAGCTTGTGGTTCAGATGCTTTGGAATTGAATTTATCTTGTCCCCATGGTATGGGTGAATCTGGCATGGGTTTGGCCTGTGGTCAAGATCCAGTTTTAGTTGAAAACATATCCAAATGGGTGCGTAAAGCTGTGAAAATTCCCTTCTTTGTCAAACTCACTCCAAATATCACTGATATTGTGGGTATTGCTATGGCAGCCAAAAAAGGCAATGCAGATGGTGTATCGGCTATTAATACCGTACAAGGTTTGATGAGCCTCAAGGCTGATGCCAGTCCTTGGCCAGCTATTGGTGCTGAGAAGAaaaccacttatggtggtgtaTCTGGCAATGCCACACGGCCCATGGCCTTAAGAGCTATTTCATCCATAGCCAACAAGTTGCCTGGTTTCCCCATCTTGGGCATTGGTGGCATTGACTCGGGTGAAGTTGCTTTGCAATTTTTACAAGCTGGTGCTACAATTTTACAAGTTTGCTCTTCGGTTCAAAATCAAGATTTCACTTTAATCGAGGATTATTGTACAAGTCTGAAGGCTTTGCTATATCTTAAAGCCAATCCTCCACCAAATAACGCCGCCTTCTGGGATGGACAGTCGCCACCAACACCTAAACATCAAAAGGGCAAACCCGTAATGCATTTAACTGGTGAAGGCAATAAG CCTTTAGGTTTCTTTGGCCCTTATTTGAAAGAAAGAGAAGAAAAACTTGCAAAATTGCGTGAAGAAAAGGGACCTATATGGAAGATTGATGGTAGTGATGATGATGCCGATATGATGCCTCAAACTAATGGTGGTCACGTAACACAAGCAGCTCCTAAAGTTAAGGATATAATTGGACGTGCATTGCCTCATATTGGTACATATAAGAATTTGgataataaacaacaaaaagttGCTTTGATTGATGAT gaTTTGTGCATCAATTGTGGCAAGTGTTATATGACTTGTGCCGATTCCGGTTATCAAGCTATTGAATTTGATCCGGTTACGCATATTCCACATATAAACGATGACTGTACCGGTTGTACTCTCTGTGTATCCGTATGCCCCATTATCGATTGTATCACAATGGTACCAAAAACCATTCCACATGTTGTCAAGCGTGGTCTAGGAGAAGAGAAACACTTCTATACTCATGCTCTGAGTCCAGtgcaataa